Proteins from one Desulfonema limicola genomic window:
- a CDS encoding CBS domain-containing protein: MSLNNKDHNKPFTVITTHINADFDALACMMAAQKLYPEAVVIFPGSHEKTLRNFFIQSMIYLFNMVNIKEIDLTQVKRLILVDTRQPGRIGKFASIIERADVEIHIYDHHPPLENDIKGHYEVIETTGAAISIITQIIKEKNIPVSADEATIMCLGIYEDTGSFTFSSTTEKDFMAAAFLVSKGANLDIISNLISREMSYEQVGLLNDMLQAVVHYTIKGVDVAVTNVSTETYVPDFAFLVHKMVKMENLGAFFAIARMANKVYVVARSRISDVDAGLIVAKLGGGGHAFAASATIKDMTMAQTEKQLLDILYTHVRSSKRAKDLMSSPAIKADAQTTLEQARNLLTRYNINALLVIEQKNGQEVLLGYISRQVIAKAIYLKLDQACVHEYMSTELGIVKPDSELSEIQEQIIENKQRILPVVDKGKITGVITRTDLLNILVHQADYRKLNQPDPFKEEINARTRNVIRLMDERLPDDIIRLLKSAGEAADELGYGAYVVGGFVRDLFLVRSNEDIDIVIEGNGIEFAKKYAKIHNARVHTYEKFGTAVVIFPKGFKIDVVTARLEYYRFPADLPIVEMSSIKLDLYRRDFTINTLAIQLNPNRFGTLIDFFSAQKDIKEKAIRILHNLSFVEDPTRVFRAIRFEQRFGFTIGRLTSGLIKNSVKMGFFQKLSGRRAFNELRQILEEENPTPAVERMHDYDLLKIIHPDIKPTRKLIADFTAVKKVLAWHDLLFLDEEYLRWTVYFMMLIRQFNKQKSNEICQKFEMAPKYQVIFCKERFIADQCLYWLSFNKSLKNSELYRELSGFKVELLLYMMAAARRESIKKIISHYFTRLRQITTSIKGKDLMAMGIKPGPVYREIMDAVLDAKLNGQIKTCEEELDYAKVFISLTMNT, translated from the coding sequence TTGTCATTAAACAATAAAGATCATAATAAACCATTTACTGTTATAACAACCCATATTAATGCTGATTTTGATGCCCTGGCATGTATGATGGCAGCCCAGAAGCTTTATCCTGAAGCAGTGGTGATTTTTCCAGGTTCCCATGAAAAAACCCTGAGAAATTTCTTTATCCAGTCCATGATCTATCTCTTTAATATGGTTAATATTAAAGAGATAGATTTAACCCAGGTAAAACGCCTGATTCTTGTGGATACAAGGCAGCCTGGCAGGATTGGGAAATTTGCATCCATTATTGAAAGAGCTGATGTTGAAATCCATATCTATGACCATCATCCTCCCCTTGAAAATGATATTAAAGGCCATTATGAGGTTATTGAAACCACAGGTGCGGCCATAAGCATTATCACACAGATAATAAAAGAAAAAAATATCCCTGTTTCTGCTGATGAAGCCACCATAATGTGCCTGGGTATTTATGAAGATACCGGCTCTTTTACATTTTCATCCACAACAGAAAAAGATTTTATGGCAGCAGCATTCCTGGTTTCCAAAGGTGCAAACCTGGATATTATCTCAAACCTTATTTCAAGGGAAATGAGTTATGAGCAGGTAGGGCTGCTCAATGATATGCTCCAGGCTGTTGTTCATTATACAATAAAAGGGGTTGATGTGGCTGTTACCAATGTCAGCACTGAAACCTATGTGCCTGATTTTGCGTTTCTGGTTCATAAAATGGTCAAAATGGAAAATCTGGGTGCTTTTTTTGCTATTGCACGTATGGCAAACAAGGTTTACGTGGTTGCACGCAGCCGCATATCCGATGTTGACGCAGGGCTTATTGTGGCTAAACTGGGCGGCGGGGGACATGCTTTTGCAGCCTCTGCAACCATTAAAGATATGACAATGGCACAGACTGAAAAACAGCTGCTGGATATTCTTTATACCCATGTACGTTCAAGTAAACGGGCAAAAGACTTAATGTCGTCTCCTGCTATTAAGGCAGATGCCCAGACCACTCTTGAACAGGCCAGAAACCTTCTTACCAGGTATAATATAAATGCTTTACTGGTTATTGAACAAAAAAACGGACAAGAGGTGCTGCTGGGATATATTTCCAGACAGGTTATTGCCAAAGCCATTTATTTAAAATTAGATCAAGCCTGTGTTCATGAATATATGTCAACAGAGCTGGGAATTGTAAAACCAGATTCCGAGCTTTCTGAGATTCAAGAGCAGATTATTGAAAATAAACAGAGGATTCTGCCTGTTGTTGATAAAGGAAAAATTACAGGGGTAATCACCCGCACAGATCTTTTAAATATCCTGGTACACCAGGCAGATTACAGAAAACTGAACCAGCCTGACCCTTTTAAAGAGGAAATAAATGCCAGAACCAGAAATGTAATAAGGCTTATGGATGAAAGGCTTCCTGATGATATTATCCGGCTTCTTAAAAGTGCAGGGGAAGCAGCAGATGAATTAGGATACGGAGCTTATGTTGTCGGCGGTTTTGTCCGGGATCTTTTTTTAGTCCGTTCCAATGAAGATATTGATATTGTTATAGAAGGAAACGGGATTGAATTTGCAAAAAAATATGCAAAAATACATAATGCCCGTGTTCATACCTATGAAAAATTCGGCACAGCCGTAGTGATCTTTCCCAAAGGCTTTAAAATTGACGTGGTAACAGCCAGGCTTGAATATTACCGGTTTCCAGCTGACCTGCCCATTGTTGAAATGAGTTCTATTAAACTTGATTTATACAGGCGGGATTTTACTATTAACACCCTGGCTATTCAACTGAATCCAAACCGCTTTGGAACCCTTATTGACTTTTTTTCCGCACAAAAAGATATTAAGGAAAAAGCCATAAGAATTTTGCATAATTTAAGCTTTGTGGAAGACCCGACACGGGTATTTCGAGCCATTCGTTTTGAACAAAGATTTGGATTTACCATTGGCAGACTGACTTCAGGACTGATAAAAAATTCTGTTAAAATGGGATTTTTTCAAAAATTAAGCGGCAGAAGAGCCTTTAATGAACTCAGGCAGATCCTGGAGGAAGAAAATCCCACACCTGCTGTTGAGCGTATGCATGATTATGACCTGCTCAAGATAATCCATCCTGATATAAAACCAACAAGGAAATTAATTGCTGATTTTACAGCAGTCAAGAAAGTACTGGCATGGCATGATCTTTTGTTCCTGGATGAAGAATATCTCAGATGGACTGTTTATTTTATGATGCTTATACGCCAGTTTAACAAACAAAAATCCAATGAAATCTGTCAAAAATTTGAAATGGCTCCTAAATATCAGGTGATCTTCTGCAAAGAACGTTTTATTGCCGACCAGTGCCTTTACTGGCTGAGTTTTAATAAATCATTAAAAAACAGCGAACTTTACAGGGAGCTTTCAGGATTCAAGGTTGAACTGCTTTTATATATGATGGCTGCTGCCAGGCGTGAATCAATCAAAAAAATTATATCCCATTATTTTACAAGATTACGCCAGATCACCACTTCAATAAAAGGTAAAGATTTAATGGCAATGGGTATTAAACCTGGCCCTGTTTACAGGGAAATAATGGATGCAGTTCTTGATGCAAAACTAAACGGCCAGATTAAAACCTGTGAAGAAGAACTGGATTATGCAAAGGTTTTTATATCGTTAACCATGAATACATAA
- a CDS encoding hybrid sensor histidine kinase/response regulator, with the protein MEICIPNYHTVTQLYESSNSPVYRAVRDVDQQPVILKLLREAYPSPERIARFKREYEVTRNIKLDVVPDMYALNHQENRWIMEMEDFGGHALELSGAAGKLDGPDFLRLAVTITDIIGQIHHQRIIHKDISPANIVWNKNTGQVKVIDFGISTVLERENQTFRNPNVLEGSLAYISPEQTGRMNRSVDYRTDFYSLGVTLYELLTGQLPFQHDDPLELVHCHIAGQPVPPIERIDNSQLSIINYPLSIISAVIMKLMAKNAEDRYQSAFGLKADLELCARFMTGSQALSGFRIGQQDMSDRFTIPQKLYGRRQETGELLRLFDEAANGTKRFITVTGAPGVGKSALVQEVHKPITAKRGNFIAGKFEQYQRNVPYFALTQAFNQLCDHLLQERSDSFAAWKQTILEAVGQNGQVLIEVIPGLEHVIGPQPDIPQAGPQESQARFNLYVQYFIRAVSRPEHPLVIFIDDLQWADFASLNLIKLLMSDTQSKNLLIIGAYRDNEVDAGHPLLMILSDIKKTQTDVYRIHLDSLKADSILELTGDCVHGDAEKTGSLAELVYEKTLGNAFFTIQFLTGLYEDGLLTFSEKTGWTWDINKIRLQAVTDNVIFFMTGKIRKLPYETQNILTLAACAGSRFDVSVLAAVSEKPLETVIRHVLNAAQEGMVIPLDSRYFLLAASHDMIADAGNFRFVHDRIQQAAYTLIPEAEKQAVHLQIGRILLARVRTSPVFDMPEMSPVPEDQLFEITNQLNCGIDLLTDAAERLELAHLNLRAGIKAKKSLAYRDALYFIQTGIDLLPPDSWNSLYELTLELYQELHECYFLTADFEKSDQIFDLIVQNVRNKIDAVKSYINKINRESMQGSYAQAVHAGFDILSELGLHLSEENLIETLQQETNQIETALFGKSVPDLSNMPEAISPDIVAASKIFSVLMPAAFFYNPNLNFLIVFKTINMALAHGICGSMVFPFACSAMPFAALFNDYARSYDFGCFAIELAKKYHDKYGLGNALHVFALFTQHWKDSLRKNIPVAREAFLNLAECGDLQMAGCSWYEILDSLYGYGENLDQILEETDKCIQYLEKTKNHHALGSLIIYKQVCLCLKNQTADPGSFDTETYSEAGHLENISGNMMACCYYHIYKLHVLYLTGSYEAARSHADEAEKILPFITGFYPVSVWNFYASLNNCQMAEKAGFEEEKQGFLEKTGKNQEQMRAWAENAPMNFQHKYDLVEAELARVTGRHGEAREYYDKAISLAKEHEYIQEHALANELAGKFYLKKGLPRIAAVYFTEAHYGWRLWGAAAQVEQMEHHYSAFLQPKEAAELKASMKKTTTSSTTSTSLSALDMTSIIRASQAISGEIVLRVLLTRLMGVMLENAGAQKGLLVLAHDNDLYVEAQADMHTVSVFGHVPLSDAHDFVSPAIVNFVWRSRTPVVLNDAAHEGGFTADAYIAAARPKSVLCLPISGQGKCLGVLYMENNLVTCGFPQERTEILSILAAQAAISIENAQLYTTLEQKVADRTAELRDANSQLTAAKDTAEAATRAKSQFLASMSHELRTPLNAVINMTRLLLETRLDSEQKDFAETAVTASEMLLSLINDILDFSKIEAGKLELENTDFDLKTVIEAVVKIITPIARDKGIDLQLAVKPDIKRHLGGDPVRLRQILLNLMSNAVKFTHKGGIIVRVFEDNQTGNRVKLKFEVEDSGIGVPRDRLNALFQSFSQVDASTTRKYGGTGLGLAISKQLAELMEGQIGVDSMEGKGSRFWFTAVFELRSNDEFGDGDSIIDKQPLAHDQPYFGDILLVEDNALNQRVALAMLKKFSIAVDVADNGLEAVKALQKKEYDLVLMDMQMPEMDGVQAARIIRSQAPGSLNQGVPIVAMTANTRKEDRERCFEAGMEDYLTKPINPSELLAVIEKYFKNKKAVNLNSELPDSAAVRVQQSESSTLSSPVFDYQSFLNRIGGDESFIKSFISQVPANLSEKIEKLKHARDRKDTEKIIFYAHTIKGISANISAKKLTETACMAENAGKEGTTEIDSILERLEQEFEILLKTLKDMFPDIFTAPEKSCSDETSESISEEIQTRLPELILLLDNEIFPKWKKAVEEYSWDDHTDFNELMIKAAEEYPISFLISYTQELNSAVVTMNFDTIDKLTAKFPEMVDRIRKMALPSVSKL; encoded by the coding sequence ATGGAAATATGCATTCCGAATTATCATACTGTTACACAGCTCTATGAAAGTTCGAATTCACCGGTATATCGGGCAGTCAGGGATGTGGATCAACAGCCGGTCATTCTGAAGCTGCTCAGAGAAGCCTATCCTTCGCCGGAACGGATTGCACGGTTCAAGCGTGAATATGAGGTAACGCGCAATATAAAGCTGGATGTTGTACCTGATATGTATGCCCTGAACCACCAGGAAAACCGCTGGATAATGGAAATGGAGGATTTCGGAGGCCATGCGCTTGAACTGTCGGGCGCTGCCGGGAAACTTGACGGGCCGGATTTTCTGCGCCTGGCTGTTACAATCACGGACATCATCGGGCAGATTCATCATCAGCGGATAATTCATAAAGATATTTCCCCTGCAAATATTGTGTGGAACAAGAATACCGGACAGGTGAAGGTGATTGATTTCGGCATTTCCACCGTCCTTGAGCGTGAGAATCAGACCTTCCGCAATCCCAACGTCCTGGAAGGCTCGCTGGCCTATATTTCACCGGAGCAGACCGGACGAATGAATCGCTCCGTTGATTACCGGACGGATTTCTATTCTCTCGGCGTAACCTTGTATGAACTGCTGACGGGACAATTGCCGTTTCAACACGATGATCCGCTGGAACTAGTGCATTGCCACATTGCCGGACAGCCGGTTCCGCCAATTGAAAGAATTGACAATTCTCAATTATCCATTATCAATTATCCATTATCCATTATCTCTGCTGTTATCATGAAACTTATGGCGAAAAATGCCGAAGACCGTTATCAGTCTGCATTCGGTCTGAAAGCGGATTTGGAATTGTGCGCCCGGTTTATGACAGGTTCTCAGGCCCTGTCAGGTTTCAGAATTGGTCAGCAGGATATGTCCGACCGCTTTACCATTCCTCAAAAACTCTACGGACGCAGGCAGGAAACCGGGGAATTATTGCGCTTGTTCGATGAAGCGGCCAACGGTACAAAACGCTTTATCACCGTGACCGGCGCGCCCGGTGTCGGCAAGTCGGCCCTGGTGCAGGAAGTCCACAAGCCGATAACCGCGAAACGGGGCAATTTCATTGCCGGAAAATTCGAGCAGTATCAACGCAATGTTCCGTATTTTGCACTGACTCAGGCATTCAATCAATTATGCGATCATCTTTTGCAGGAGAGGTCAGACTCTTTCGCAGCCTGGAAACAGACCATTCTGGAAGCAGTCGGGCAAAACGGACAGGTGCTGATTGAGGTTATTCCCGGCCTGGAACATGTGATAGGCCCCCAGCCGGATATTCCCCAGGCTGGTCCCCAGGAATCACAAGCCCGCTTTAACCTCTATGTTCAATATTTTATTCGCGCCGTCAGCCGTCCGGAACATCCCCTGGTGATCTTTATTGACGACCTGCAATGGGCGGATTTTGCCTCGCTGAATCTGATTAAACTTTTGATGTCTGATACGCAAAGCAAAAACCTGCTCATTATCGGTGCATACAGGGACAATGAAGTGGATGCCGGACATCCGCTGCTGATGATACTCAGCGATATCAAAAAAACTCAGACCGATGTTTACCGGATTCATCTTGACAGTCTGAAGGCGGACAGTATTCTGGAACTGACTGGGGACTGTGTGCATGGCGATGCGGAAAAAACCGGATCACTGGCGGAACTTGTATATGAAAAAACACTCGGCAATGCATTTTTTACAATCCAGTTCCTGACCGGTCTTTATGAAGACGGGCTTCTGACATTTTCCGAAAAAACCGGATGGACCTGGGATATAAACAAAATCCGACTGCAGGCAGTAACAGATAATGTGATATTCTTTATGACCGGAAAAATAAGAAAACTTCCTTATGAAACACAAAACATTCTCACACTGGCAGCTTGTGCCGGCAGCCGGTTTGATGTGTCTGTACTGGCGGCGGTCAGTGAAAAGCCTTTGGAAACGGTCATCCGGCATGTATTGAACGCAGCACAGGAAGGGATGGTTATTCCCTTAGACAGCCGTTACTTTCTGCTGGCGGCAAGTCATGACATGATCGCCGATGCAGGGAACTTTCGATTTGTCCATGACCGGATTCAGCAGGCAGCCTATACGCTTATTCCTGAAGCTGAAAAGCAGGCTGTGCATTTGCAGATTGGACGGATACTCCTGGCAAGGGTACGAACCTCACCCGTGTTTGATATGCCGGAAATGTCCCCGGTTCCTGAAGATCAGCTGTTTGAGATAACGAATCAATTGAACTGCGGCATTGATCTGCTCACCGATGCTGCTGAACGGCTTGAACTGGCACATTTGAATCTGCGCGCGGGCATCAAAGCAAAAAAATCTCTGGCATACCGTGACGCCCTGTATTTTATTCAGACCGGCATTGATCTGCTTCCCCCTGATTCATGGAACAGCTTGTATGAACTGACCCTTGAACTTTACCAGGAATTGCATGAATGTTATTTTCTGACTGCTGATTTTGAGAAATCAGATCAAATTTTCGACCTGATCGTACAAAACGTCAGAAATAAAATTGACGCGGTAAAATCCTATATTAACAAAATAAACAGGGAGAGTATGCAGGGCAGTTACGCACAAGCGGTTCACGCCGGATTTGACATCCTGTCCGAACTTGGACTTCATCTTTCTGAAGAAAATCTGATAGAAACATTGCAGCAGGAAACAAATCAGATTGAAACGGCTTTATTTGGAAAAAGTGTTCCGGATCTGTCAAATATGCCTGAGGCCATTTCCCCGGATATTGTTGCAGCCTCCAAAATTTTTTCAGTGTTGATGCCTGCTGCATTTTTTTATAACCCGAATCTGAATTTTCTGATTGTATTCAAGACAATCAACATGGCGCTTGCGCATGGAATATGCGGTTCCATGGTATTTCCCTTTGCCTGTTCCGCCATGCCTTTTGCAGCTTTGTTCAATGATTATGCCAGGAGTTACGACTTTGGCTGTTTTGCCATAGAACTGGCAAAAAAATATCATGATAAATACGGGCTGGGAAATGCCCTTCATGTGTTTGCCCTGTTTACACAGCATTGGAAAGATTCTTTAAGAAAAAATATTCCCGTTGCAAGGGAAGCTTTTTTGAATCTGGCAGAATGCGGTGATTTACAAATGGCAGGATGTTCCTGGTATGAAATCCTGGACAGCCTGTACGGATACGGGGAAAATCTTGATCAGATTCTTGAAGAAACGGACAAATGCATCCAATATCTTGAAAAAACAAAAAATCATCATGCCCTGGGCAGTCTGATAATTTATAAACAGGTCTGCCTTTGCCTGAAAAACCAGACCGCAGATCCGGGAAGTTTCGATACTGAAACCTATTCCGAAGCAGGGCATTTGGAAAATATCAGCGGCAATATGATGGCGTGCTGTTATTATCATATTTATAAACTTCATGTGCTGTATCTGACGGGTTCTTATGAAGCTGCCCGCAGCCATGCTGATGAAGCTGAAAAGATTTTGCCGTTTATCACGGGATTTTATCCGGTATCTGTCTGGAATTTCTATGCATCCCTTAACAACTGCCAAATGGCGGAAAAAGCAGGCTTTGAAGAAGAAAAACAAGGATTTCTTGAGAAAACCGGGAAGAATCAGGAACAGATGCGGGCATGGGCGGAAAATGCTCCCATGAATTTTCAGCATAAATATGACCTGGTTGAAGCAGAATTGGCGCGCGTAACCGGCAGGCACGGTGAAGCGCGTGAATATTACGATAAGGCCATATCACTGGCTAAAGAACACGAATACATTCAAGAACATGCCTTAGCCAATGAATTGGCCGGGAAATTCTATTTAAAAAAAGGGCTGCCGCGAATTGCAGCGGTTTATTTCACTGAAGCGCATTACGGCTGGCGATTGTGGGGTGCGGCAGCGCAAGTCGAGCAGATGGAACACCACTATTCTGCATTCTTGCAGCCGAAAGAGGCCGCAGAATTAAAGGCATCCATGAAAAAAACCACTACAAGCTCGACAACCTCAACCTCGTTGTCGGCACTGGATATGACAAGCATTATCAGGGCTTCGCAAGCTATTTCCGGTGAGATCGTGCTGCGCGTACTGTTGACGCGGCTCATGGGGGTCATGCTGGAAAATGCCGGAGCGCAAAAAGGTCTGCTTGTGCTGGCACATGATAATGATCTTTATGTCGAAGCCCAGGCCGATATGCACACAGTGTCCGTATTCGGGCATGTCCCGCTGTCTGATGCCCATGATTTCGTCAGTCCTGCTATTGTCAATTTTGTATGGCGCAGCCGCACACCTGTTGTGTTGAATGACGCGGCTCATGAAGGCGGTTTTACCGCCGATGCCTATATTGCGGCTGCCCGCCCCAAATCCGTACTCTGTCTGCCCATTAGCGGCCAAGGGAAATGCCTGGGGGTTTTGTACATGGAAAACAATCTCGTTACATGCGGGTTTCCCCAGGAACGCACGGAAATCTTGAGTATCCTGGCTGCACAGGCTGCAATCTCCATTGAAAACGCCCAGCTTTATACTACTCTGGAGCAGAAAGTTGCAGATCGCACGGCCGAATTGCGCGATGCCAACTCTCAACTGACCGCAGCAAAAGACACAGCCGAGGCCGCCACCCGCGCTAAATCTCAATTTCTTGCCAGCATGAGCCACGAACTGCGCACTCCCTTGAACGCGGTTATCAACATGACCCGCCTGCTTTTGGAAACCCGCCTGGACTCCGAGCAGAAGGATTTCGCTGAAACCGCCGTAACTGCATCTGAGATGCTGCTTTCCCTGATAAACGACATCTTAGATTTTTCCAAGATCGAAGCAGGCAAACTGGAGCTGGAAAACACGGATTTCGATTTGAAAACCGTTATTGAAGCGGTTGTCAAAATAATCACCCCAATTGCACGGGATAAAGGGATTGACCTGCAATTGGCTGTTAAGCCGGATATTAAAAGACATCTTGGGGGCGATCCTGTCCGGCTGCGCCAGATATTGTTGAACCTGATGAGCAATGCCGTCAAATTCACCCACAAGGGCGGTATCATTGTCCGGGTGTTTGAAGACAATCAAACAGGTAACCGCGTTAAACTGAAATTTGAGGTTGAAGACTCAGGGATAGGCGTTCCGCGGGATCGGCTCAATGCGCTGTTTCAATCCTTTTCACAGGTGGATGCTTCCACGACCAGGAAATACGGCGGAACCGGTCTTGGTCTTGCTATTTCCAAGCAGCTTGCAGAACTGATGGAGGGACAAATCGGGGTTGACAGCATGGAAGGCAAAGGCAGCAGGTTTTGGTTTACTGCCGTGTTTGAACTAAGATCAAACGATGAGTTCGGGGATGGAGATTCAATCATTGACAAGCAGCCGCTTGCCCATGACCAGCCGTATTTTGGAGACATACTCCTGGTTGAAGACAATGCCTTAAATCAGCGCGTAGCACTGGCAATGCTGAAAAAATTCAGCATTGCCGTGGATGTGGCCGACAACGGCCTGGAAGCGGTCAAAGCACTTCAAAAAAAGGAGTATGATCTTGTTCTCATGGATATGCAGATGCCTGAAATGGACGGTGTTCAAGCTGCACGCATAATTCGAAGCCAGGCTCCGGGATCCCTGAACCAGGGTGTGCCTATTGTGGCAATGACTGCAAACACCAGAAAAGAAGACAGGGAAAGATGCTTTGAAGCAGGTATGGAAGATTATCTTACAAAACCGATCAATCCGAGTGAACTGCTCGCAGTTATAGAAAAATATTTTAAAAATAAGAAGGCCGTAAATCTTAATTCCGAACTGCCGGATTCTGCTGCCGTCAGGGTTCAGCAATCGGAATCTTCTACGCTTTCTTCCCCTGTTTTCGACTACCAGAGTTTTCTGAACCGCATCGGCGGCGATGAATCCTTTATAAAAAGTTTTATATCACAAGTTCCGGCAAATCTATCTGAAAAAATTGAAAAATTAAAACATGCCAGGGACAGAAAAGATACTGAGAAAATAATCTTTTACGCCCATACTATTAAAGGAATATCTGCAAACATATCTGCAAAAAAACTAACTGAAACCGCCTGCATGGCAGAGAATGCCGGAAAAGAAGGAACAACGGAAATTGACTCCATTTTGGAAAGACTGGAACAGGAATTTGAAATACTTCTGAAAACACTCAAAGACATGTTTCCCGATATTTTCACTGCACCTGAAAAATCGTGTTCTGATGAAACTTCGGAAAGCATTTCTGAAGAAATACAAACACGTCTTCCGGAACTGATTCTGCTGCTGGACAATGAAATATTTCCTAAATGGAAAAAAGCAGTTGAAGAATACTCCTGGGACGATCATACGGATTTTAACGAACTCATGATAAAAGCCGCAGAAGAATATCCAATCAGTTTTCTTATTAGTTATACGCAAGAATTAAACAGCGCTGTCGTTACAATGAACTTTGACACAATAGACAAACTCACTGCAAA